The Sphingomonas sp. G-3-2-10 DNA window GGCTGTTGAGGCCGGGATCGGCGAGGGTGACGACCGGATAGACGAGACCTGCAAAAGCCGGCCGCGCCGGCAGGGCATCGGCGGCATCTACAGGCGCGTAAACCCGATCGCCATGCCGGGTCATGAGGGTGGCGCCGAGGTGACCGCCCGCCGAGAAGCCGAGCAGCCCCAGCTTCGCCGGATCGATGCCGAACCGGGCCGCGCCTGCGCGGATCAGCCGCATCGCGCGCTGGGCATCCGCCAGCGGCACATCGGCGCGATTGGCCCAGCCATCGCCCGGCAGGCGATAGGCCAGAACGAACACGGTGATGCCGTGCGGGGTCAGTTCGCCCGCGACGTCGATCCCCTCGTTGCTGACCGACACGAAGCCATATCCGCCGCCCGGAATCACCAGCACAGCGCGCCCGTCCGGCGTCTTGGGACGAAAGACGCCGACGATGGGCCGATCGATTCCGCGCAGCCACAGTTCTGCACCCTGATAGCCGTTGCGTTCGCGCACCGGCTTAGGAAGCGGCGAAGGTGCGCCCGGCGGCGTATCGGGCCAGAGCGCGAAATGTTCGGCAGGCGGCCACAGAATATCGGGCAGCGCCGCAGCCTGCTGCGCATCAGCTGCGGAGGCTAGGGTCAGCCCGGCGGCGGCGCCCAGCACGGTTCGTCTGTCGATCATCATTCCGCTCCTTCAGCCCTGCTTTCTGACGATCCGGCGCCGTGAAATCCACTCGCAAAGAAAAAGGGCGGCCGCAGCTTGCGCCACGACCGCCCCTGATTGGCTTGCGCCGAAAGGATCAGGCGAACAGCTTCGCCCAGCCGCGCTTGGCGCGATTCTTCCAGTGGCCGCGGTGATAGGCGTCGCTGGCCAGCAGCGGCATCACCGAACCGGCTTCGGCGAAGACCATCTGTTCGATGCCGGTGTTCACCTTGCCCCACGATGCCGCTTCCTGCAGCGTCGAGGACGAGCAGGCGCCGTCGCGCACGTCGGCGACGGTGATCTGCACGGCGTACTTGTGCACCTCGACATCCTCGTGGCCGAGGATTTCGGCGCAGACGACGGTGTCCTGAATGAAGTTCTTCGGCACGCCGCCGCCGATCATCAGCAGGCCGGTGGTGCCGGCCTTGATCTTGATTTCGGTGAGCTCGCGGAAGTCGGCGATGGCGTCGAGCACCATATAGGGCTGACCGGCCTTGGCGCGATCGACCTGATGCTTGACGAGGCCGAAGCCCGCCGAGCTGTCGACGAATGCCGGGCAGAAGATCGGCACGTCATGCTCGTAAGCGAGCTTGACGAGGCTGTTGTCCTTCTTGCCGTGTTCGACGAGATACTTGCCCATCTCGCGGATGAAGGCGCGCGACGAATAGGGCTTGGCTTCCA harbors:
- a CDS encoding deoxyhypusine synthase, with product MTETTLNKQATANAPINDTRKAELLSKQVKHIDITSFDARPIVDAMADMSFTSRDLGRATKIYNEMLADKDCTVCLVIAGSTSAGGCMDLYAELIRNNMVDLVVATGATIVDMDFFEGLGHKHYQALEIPDDDTLRSLYIDRIYDTYIDEEALQNVDHTIFEIAETLEAKPYSSRAFIREMGKYLVEHGKKDNSLVKLAYEHDVPIFCPAFVDSSAGFGLVKHQVDRAKAGQPYMVLDAIADFRELTEIKIKAGTTGLLMIGGGVPKNFIQDTVVCAEILGHEDVEVHKYAVQITVADVRDGACSSSTLQEAASWGKVNTGIEQMVFAEAGSVMPLLASDAYHRGHWKNRAKRGWAKLFA
- a CDS encoding alpha/beta hydrolase; translated protein: MIDRRTVLGAAAGLTLASAADAQQAAALPDILWPPAEHFALWPDTPPGAPSPLPKPVRERNGYQGAELWLRGIDRPIVGVFRPKTPDGRAVLVIPGGGYGFVSVSNEGIDVAGELTPHGITVFVLAYRLPGDGWANRADVPLADAQRAMRLIRAGAARFGIDPAKLGLLGFSAGGHLGATLMTRHGDRVYAPVDAADALPARPAFAGLVYPVVTLADPGLNSLSSTRLLGGTSDATLMARYSPVRGIDASTPPVFLLHAIDDRTVPVRHSLDTLEACLAAQVPVEAHILEKGGHGFGGAHLPPGASGRPWPELFARWTASRFG